In the genome of Carnobacterium pleistocenium FTR1, one region contains:
- a CDS encoding bifunctional methylenetetrahydrofolate dehydrogenase/methenyltetrahydrofolate cyclohydrolase, whose product MSAIIMSGKLLADEMTIEMQDKVNKLKNEGIIPGLVVLLVGEDPASQIYVKNKEKRAKNLGFHSIVKRYPTNITEEELVNEVKRYNEDPSFHGILVQLPLPKQIDSDKILNTIDSVKDVDGFHPVNMGKLLIGQPDKIPCTPYGIMKILERYQVEIEGKTAVVIGRSNIVGKPMAQLLLMKNATVTVAHSKTKNLAELARTADILVVAMGRGHFVTKEFIKPGAAVVDVGMNRDQNGKLIGDVKSDEVAEVAAYLTPVPKGVGPMTITMLLYQTIESAKKIASNSRKKR is encoded by the coding sequence ATGAGTGCAATAATTATGAGCGGTAAATTGTTAGCCGATGAAATGACGATTGAGATGCAAGATAAGGTCAATAAACTTAAGAATGAAGGGATTATTCCTGGTTTAGTTGTATTATTAGTGGGAGAAGATCCTGCAAGTCAAATCTATGTTAAAAACAAAGAAAAGCGTGCGAAAAATTTAGGTTTTCATTCAATCGTAAAGCGTTATCCAACAAATATAACAGAAGAAGAATTAGTGAATGAAGTCAAACGATATAATGAGGATCCATCTTTTCATGGAATATTGGTTCAATTACCTTTGCCAAAGCAGATTGATTCAGATAAAATACTCAATACTATTGATTCTGTAAAGGATGTTGATGGCTTTCATCCTGTAAACATGGGGAAATTACTTATAGGACAACCAGATAAAATACCGTGTACGCCTTATGGTATTATGAAAATCTTGGAACGGTATCAGGTGGAAATCGAAGGAAAAACGGCAGTAGTCATAGGTCGCAGCAATATTGTTGGAAAACCAATGGCCCAACTTTTGTTGATGAAAAATGCAACGGTTACTGTAGCTCATTCTAAAACAAAAAATTTAGCTGAGTTGGCTCGTACGGCTGATATTTTAGTTGTCGCGATGGGCAGAGGACACTTTGTGACGAAGGAATTTATCAAACCAGGTGCCGCAGTTGTTGACGTAGGAATGAATCGTGATCAGAATGGGAAATTGATTGGTGATGTAAAAAGTGATGAAGTAGCTGAAGTGGCTGCCTATTTAACGCCAGTTCCTAAAGGAGTAGGCCCAATGACGATTACAATGCTCTTGTATCAAACGATTGAAAGTGCTAAAAAAATTGCTTCTAACTCACGAAAAAAAAGATAG
- the nusB gene encoding transcription antitermination factor NusB, protein MSLTRRDIREKALQSLFQLAVNDELSKDEAMQQALTSANELVDEVETVLVPSYLDLLVSGVMEKQDEIDEKIKGHLENWSLDRLAKTDLIIIRVAIFEMMYVSDVPDRVALNEALEITKKYSDEKSRKFVNGVLANIVNEDSKNEVE, encoded by the coding sequence GTGAGCTTAACAAGACGCGATATTAGAGAAAAAGCGTTACAGTCTCTTTTTCAACTTGCCGTTAATGATGAATTGTCTAAAGATGAAGCTATGCAACAAGCTTTAACAAGTGCAAATGAATTAGTTGACGAAGTTGAAACAGTTTTGGTACCAAGTTATTTAGACTTACTTGTATCAGGTGTAATGGAAAAACAAGATGAAATAGATGAAAAAATTAAAGGTCATTTAGAAAACTGGTCATTAGATCGCCTTGCTAAAACGGATTTAATTATCATTCGAGTAGCCATTTTTGAGATGATGTACGTTTCAGATGTGCCTGACAGAGTTGCATTAAATGAAGCACTGGAAATTACTAAAAAGTACAGTGATGAAAAATCAAGAAAATTTGTTAACGGTGTTTTAGCAAACATAGTAAATGAAGACAGTAAAAACGAAGTTGAATAA
- a CDS encoding Asp23/Gls24 family envelope stress response protein, with product MTEESTVAIHDTKGTLGEIEVAPQVIEVISGIAANKVDGVYAMHGKISSGVSELFGRVDHKKGVHLTSGEEGLKVDIYCYFVYGVSVPKVALEIQEKVREQLLQMTDIELAEVNVHIVGIIPEKTELQELLDLDKEEDGDE from the coding sequence ATGACTGAAGAATCAACTGTTGCGATACATGATACTAAAGGTACTCTTGGGGAAATAGAAGTAGCTCCTCAAGTAATTGAAGTAATTTCTGGTATTGCTGCAAATAAAGTAGACGGAGTCTATGCAATGCATGGGAAAATCTCTTCTGGTGTTTCTGAATTATTTGGTCGAGTAGACCATAAAAAAGGTGTTCATTTAACATCTGGTGAAGAGGGCCTAAAAGTAGATATTTACTGTTATTTTGTTTACGGTGTATCAGTACCAAAAGTTGCTTTAGAGATTCAAGAAAAAGTAAGAGAACAATTACTTCAAATGACTGACATCGAGTTAGCCGAAGTGAATGTTCATATTGTAGGAATTATCCCAGAAAAAACTGAATTACAAGAATTATTAGATCTTGATAAAGAAGAAGATGGTGACGAATAG
- the efp gene encoding elongation factor P: MISVNVFKTGVTIEVDGAIWRVIDFQHVKPGKGAAFVRSKLKNLRSGAVQEKTFRAGEKVKKAQINNNKMQYLYESAGSYVFMDSETYEQIEMPGESIADELKYLKENMEVHVLMYDTEVLGVELPNTVQLRVAETEPGIRGDTSSGGTKPATLETGATVNVPFFVNVDDILIVNTQDGSYVSRA, translated from the coding sequence ATGATTTCAGTAAATGTCTTTAAAACAGGTGTAACAATCGAAGTAGATGGTGCAATTTGGCGTGTTATAGACTTTCAACATGTAAAACCAGGTAAAGGTGCTGCTTTCGTGCGTTCAAAACTTAAAAATTTGCGTTCTGGTGCCGTACAAGAAAAAACGTTCCGTGCAGGTGAAAAAGTTAAAAAAGCTCAAATCAATAATAATAAAATGCAATATTTATATGAAAGTGCTGGTTCATATGTTTTTATGGATAGTGAAACATATGAACAGATTGAAATGCCCGGTGAGTCTATTGCCGATGAATTAAAGTATTTGAAAGAAAATATGGAAGTTCATGTTTTAATGTATGATACAGAAGTGTTAGGCGTTGAATTACCAAATACAGTCCAATTACGTGTTGCTGAAACAGAACCCGGTATTCGTGGGGATACTTCCTCAGGTGGAACAAAACCGGCTACATTAGAAACAGGAGCAACTGTTAACGTTCCTTTCTTTGTAAATGTGGATGATATCTTAATTGTTAACACTCAAGACGGTTCTTACGTATCGCGTGCATAA
- a CDS encoding M24 family metallopeptidase — MMTRLTKLREGMKKKGVEALLVTSPYNLRYISNFTGTTGLSVITADEAYFVTDFRYTEQVAAQAVGFEVITNVGPIFNEVAKLVDRKNIQTLGFEQDFVTYSTFDLLEEIISSELIPVKGLMEELREVKDETEIKIIKKACSISDAAFKFILGEIKPGMTEIEVANLLDFHMRGLGATGVSFETIVASGIRSAMPHGVASHKKIETGDFVTIDFGCYYDGYVSDMTRTVAVGEPSAKLKEIYAITLEAQLKVIDAAKPGMSGVQLDAIARDHIASHGYGEAFGHSTGHGIGLEIHEGPNVSKLAEKLFVPGNVITNEPGIYLPGFGGVRIEDDLVITENGNEVITHSPKELIIL; from the coding sequence ATAATGACTAGACTAACTAAATTACGTGAAGGAATGAAAAAAAAAGGTGTTGAGGCATTATTAGTAACGAGTCCTTATAATTTACGGTACATTTCAAACTTTACAGGTACAACGGGTTTAAGTGTCATCACAGCAGATGAAGCTTACTTTGTGACTGATTTTAGATATACTGAACAAGTGGCAGCACAAGCGGTAGGATTTGAAGTCATTACAAATGTAGGACCTATTTTTAATGAAGTGGCAAAATTAGTAGATAGAAAAAATATTCAAACTTTAGGTTTTGAACAAGATTTTGTCACATACAGTACCTTTGATTTATTAGAAGAAATTATTTCAAGTGAATTGATTCCAGTAAAAGGATTAATGGAAGAACTAAGAGAAGTTAAGGATGAAACGGAAATCAAGATCATCAAAAAAGCCTGTTCTATTTCTGATGCAGCATTTAAGTTTATCTTGGGAGAAATAAAGCCTGGTATGACAGAAATTGAAGTTGCTAATCTACTTGATTTCCATATGCGCGGTCTAGGAGCAACAGGGGTATCATTTGAAACAATCGTAGCCAGCGGAATTCGTTCGGCAATGCCTCATGGGGTAGCCAGTCATAAGAAAATCGAAACAGGAGATTTTGTCACAATTGACTTTGGCTGCTATTATGACGGCTATGTTTCTGATATGACGAGAACAGTTGCAGTGGGTGAACCTAGCGCAAAATTAAAAGAAATCTATGCGATTACGCTTGAAGCACAACTGAAAGTTATTGACGCAGCTAAACCAGGTATGTCTGGTGTCCAATTAGATGCCATTGCACGCGACCATATTGCAAGTCATGGTTATGGAGAGGCTTTTGGTCATTCTACTGGTCACGGGATTGGATTAGAGATTCATGAAGGACCAAATGTTTCCAAATTAGCGGAAAAATTATTTGTACCTGGAAATGTGATTACTAATGAACCAGGAATCTATCTTCCAGGCTTTGGTGGAGTGAGAATTGAAGATGATTTGGTCATTACTGAAAATGGAAATGAAGTTATTACCCATTCTCCAAAAGAACTAATCATATTGTAA
- the comGF gene encoding competence type IV pilus minor pilin ComGF yields the protein MEKKKFSLKSFLFKHLTLDQNGFTLIEALAALFILVLCISLLNFATTQYKTIRKQTFEERQLEWHMFLNQFEYNIEGLVFVKAKPSELQFKLLDEEGQFKEMIYYERHFEVLRRRTGSGGHQPMLMKVKSLNFVQNHSFIEITVTFLNQETYHAQVPIENNLVGVQDE from the coding sequence ATGGAGAAGAAGAAATTTTCATTGAAATCCTTTCTTTTCAAGCATCTAACCCTTGACCAAAATGGTTTTACATTGATAGAGGCTTTAGCAGCTTTATTTATTTTAGTTTTATGTATCTCTCTTTTAAACTTTGCAACGACACAATACAAAACAATACGCAAACAAACTTTTGAAGAGAGACAACTTGAATGGCATATGTTTTTGAACCAATTTGAGTATAATATAGAAGGTCTTGTTTTTGTGAAGGCTAAACCAAGTGAATTACAGTTTAAGTTATTGGATGAAGAAGGTCAGTTTAAGGAAATGATTTATTATGAAAGACACTTTGAAGTACTAAGACGCCGAACGGGGTCTGGAGGACATCAACCTATGCTAATGAAAGTAAAATCATTGAATTTTGTTCAAAATCATTCATTTATAGAGATTACAGTAACTTTTTTAAATCAAGAAACCTATCATGCACAGGTACCTATTGAGAATAATTTAGTAGGTGTTCAAGATGAATGA